The DNA segment GCCGCAGTGCCGCTACAATTATTGGTGGCATGCAACAAAAGCTGAGCAGGAAGTTGGCGGCAGAATTCTCCTTTTTCCTGGCGGTGCCTACGATGTGTGCGGCCAGCGGCTATTCCCTGTTTGTAAAAGACTGGGATGGTTCCGGCACGGCACAAAAAGGATATGAGCTTCTCCTGAGCTCATCCGATAATTTGTATGCTTTTATTGTAGGTAATATTGTTGCTTTCGTGGTGGCCATGCTGGCCATCCGTTTTTTTATTGGCTTTTTACAGAAACGTGGTTTCCGTTTATTCGGCTGGTACCGCATTATTGCCGGTATTGTATTGCTGATCCTGATCTTTACCCAGGTGATTACAGAGTAGCAGGCCCCTGAGGTGTGGTGACAAACATGTTATAAACCCTTCTGCCATGCAAACAGCTTCCAAAAAGGTGATCAACGGATGGGCCATGTATGACTGGGCCAATTCGGTGTACAACCTGGTTATTACGACGACTTTCTTCCCTGCCTATTATGCCTTTGTTACTTCGACTAAAAACTTTCCGGATGGTGTGCCATTCCTGGGAAGGCATTTTGTCAATACAGCACTGAAAGATTATGTCCTTGCTTTCGGCTTTTTATTGATTGCATTGCTTTCTCCCATTCTTTCATCAATGGCGGATTACCGGGGCAGTAAAAAGAATTTCATGCGCTTTTTCTGTTATATGGGTGCATTGAGCTGCTCAATTATGTTCTTTTTCGATAAGGACAATGTAACGCTGGGGTTACTATGCTTTATGTTTGCCGGCATTGGTTTTTATGGCAGCCAGGTATTTTATAACTCCTATTTACCGGAAATAGCTGCCGAGCAAGACAGGGACCGGGTGAGCGCCAAGGGATATTCTTTTGGATATGTTGGCAGTGTATTGATGCAGCTTGTCGGCTTTGGGCTTGTATTGGCCATACCAGATAGTCCATTACCGCTTAAACTTACTTTCTTACTTGTAGGCGTCTGGTGGATCGCGTTTGCCCAGATCACTTTTAAAGCACTGCCGGAGAGTAATAAATCTGAGCGAAAGGCAAGAAAGAATGTATTGGCAAATGGTTTTCATGAATTGCAGATCGTCTGGAAACAGATCAAAGCAATGCCGGTACTTCGCAATTTCCTGGCTGCCTTTTTCCTGTATAGTATGGGTGTACAAACAGTGATGCTGATAGCTATAGATTTTGGCATTAAAATATTACACCTGGAAGACACAAAACTGATCATTACAGCAGTGATCATACAGTTGGTGGCAATCATAGGCGCTATAGGCATGTCGCGTCTGTCTGTCCGGTATGGTAATATAAGGGTGCTGATCGCAACAGTGGTATTATGGATAGGAGTATGCCTGACGGCTTATTTCATTACTACCGAGATTCATTTTTATATACTGGCTGCACTAGTAGGCCTGGTAATGGGTGGTATACAATCCATGAGCCGCTCTACCTACGCCAAACTGATGCCTGAAACCAAGGATACGGCATCCTTCTTTAGCTTTTATGATGTGACGGAAAAGCTGGCTATTGTGATCGGGCTGTTCAGCTTTGGTATTATTGAAGACTTTACAGAACATCATGGTGGCATGCGGAACTCCGTATTGATCCTGGTTGTATTTTTTGTGTTGGGACTGTTAATGCTTTTCTATACTGCCCACAAGCAAAGAAAGGCGCAGATCCGGTTATAATGAATACCTTGTAGTCATGAAGTTATACACGATCCATACCGGCAATTTTAAGCTGGACGGCGGCGCGATGTTTGGCGTGGTGCCCAAGAGCATCTGGAACAAACTGAACCCGGCAGATGAAAACAATCTATGCAGTTGGGCCATGCGCTGTCTGCTGATCGAGGAAGGCAACCGGCTGATACTGGTAGACAATGGCATCGGTAATAAACAGGATGCCAAATTCATGGGACATTATTACCTGCATGGCGATGATTCGCTGGATGCATCCCTCCATAAGCTGGGCATTGACCGGAACGATATAACAGATGTATTCCTTACCCACCTGCATTTTGATCATTGCGGCGGCAGTATTGTACGGGAAGGAGATCAACTGGTACCTGCTTTTAAGAATGCTGTATACTGGAGTAACCTGAAACACTGGGAATGGGCTACCCAACCCAATGAACGGGAGAAAGCTTCATTCCTGAAAGAAAATATATTACCGATAGAACAGAGCGGGCAGTTAAAGTTTGTAGAGCCTACCAACGGCATTTCTTTTACTGAGCATATTTCCATCCGTTTTGTGAACGGGCATACCGATGCGATGATGCTGCCGCAGATCCTTTATAAGGACCGTACGCTCGTTTTTATGGCCGACCTGCTGCCTTCTACCGGACATATCCCCCTGCCCTATGTAATGGCCTATGATATGTTTCCCCTGACCACGCTACTGGAAAAGAAACAATTCCTGCAGGAAGCGCTGGAGAATGATTATATCCTCTTTTTTGAACATGATCCGGTCAACGAATGCTGTACCCTTCAAGGGACAGAAAGGGGTATACGGCAGAAAGAAGTGTTCAGGCTGGCGGAGATCTGAAGTCAGAAGTCTGAAGTCTGAAAATCTTTTACCGTAACTCGATCAGTGATGTAAAGTCGTGGCGAAGATTGCGCTGGCTGATGAGGTCTACTTTCACACTACCTACAGAGATGGGGCTTTCCACCCGCAGTGGTACGTGGTTTTTGTCATCACTTACCCATACGGTCATTTTCTCACCTCCTTCAAAGATGGTGCCCTTGATGAGCAGGGGCTTGAATTTGATGGCCCTGAATTTTCCGTATTTGGTCTTGACTGTTTCCTTGCCCAGGTAACGGATGTACATTTCAAAGACTTCTTTATCGAGGAATAAAGAGAAGGTGATCTTATCGTTGGGCTTGTATTTGCTGAAGTCAATGTTGCGTGCATAATAGATGGCGCTTAATACATCCTGCACACATTCCGGCGTTTTGAACACACCATCATTGGTAATGGCCGTATTGGTGGTTTTATTGAAGGTAACGGTCTCGTATTTCTTATAGCTGCCTTCGTTTACGTTGCGTATAAAACGGTAAGGCTGGAAGGTAGCCGTATCGATATAGGTTTCATATTTATCCCGCACTTTGAAGACCCCATCATAAAAACTATAGGTTTTACCCTCTCCTGTTATGTGGTATACCGGCTTATTGTTGAGGTTTTCAATGTTAGACCTGAAGGTGGCTTCACCCGCCCCGAAATAAGCGCCTATAACGGTATAAAAGACTTTATAGGTCAATATTTCGCTGGCCTGGTAAGCAGTGTTACGGATGTCGCAAAAGCCATCGCCTGAACCGTTACCTGCCCGGAGCGGGAAACTGATCACCACGAGCAGAAAGAAAGCCAAAGGTCGGTAGAGTTTCATGTAACAATCTTATTCTTAATAATGTATCAAAATCAATACTGCCTGAATTCCTGCGCTTTTATTTGTTCCTGAAGATACGGATTCCTAAAATTAGCAAACTCCCTATCAATGCAGGTATTACCAAATTGATAATCCATACAGACAACGAAGTGGCTAATACCCCCCATGTATTGGTACTAAAAAACTGTACCACTTCAATGCTGGCCTTCCAACGTACACCCAGTTCGGTAATGACCGCGATGGTGGGTACCACGGCCAGCACCAGGAAGACCACCCCTATGGAGGCCAATACCTGTCCGGGGGTTAAGGATACATCAAAAACCGCAAAGAGCAAATAGTATTGCCCGATGAATACGAAATACCGGGCTACAGATAAAGACAAGATGCGCAGCAGGATAGTTGCGTTAAAGGAATCTAAAACACGGATATGCCGTACAAACCGCTCGATCTTTGGTATTTTTTCGATCCACCTCACCAGCCACGCTAATCGAAAATAAAATAATGTTAAAACGAGCGCACCCGCTGCGGTAATGTACAGGAGGGTATTGATCCAGAATACCAGGGACCCATCGCCCGGCTGTTTTTGGGCAATTACCCCTTTCATGTATAGCAATCCTCCCAATCCGGCAAAAAGGGTCACCAGCAACTGCGCAATACTGCACACAATGGTGAGTGAAATAGCCTGGATACGCTTATTTTCTTCGATGTACAGTATGCGGCCTACATATTCCCCGATGCGGTTGGGTGTAAAGAAAGCCATGGTAGTACCGGTAAAGATGGCTTTTAGCGACTGTACCAGGGAAATAGGCTGTATCCGCCGGATGACCACCTGCCATTTGCGGGCTTCAATGCCCCAGTTTACCAGCATTAAGATCACTGCAAGCCATAATTTCCATATTCCTGGTCCGGTAAAAGCCTGCTGAATGTGCAAAAATGATCCCTTCCAATTGGGCTGGCGTTGCAATTGATGGTAAATGGACCCCGCCAGGAGGCAGAACACCAACGGGCCGATCACATAGTTGAGGATTATTTTGATATTTTTGTTCAGTGGCTATAACTAAATGAGGTACAAAATAAACTGAATTGACCCACTCCTTGCAACACTCGCCAAAAATAATTCTTGGTATTGACCCCGGCACCCTGATGATGGGGTACAGTATTATTGCCGCCTCTACCCGCCAGATCACGGTATTAGAGATGGATGTACTGCGATTGAGCAGTAAGAAAGACCATTATGAACGGTTGCAGTTGATCCACCAGAAGATCACGGAGCTGATCGTGACCTTTAAACCGCAATATTTTGCCATTGAGGCGCCCTTTTTCGGAAAGAACGTACAAAGTATGCTGAAGCTGGGGCGGGCCCAGGGCGTGGCGATTGCTGCGGCTATGGGAGCAGGTTTAACCGTATATGAGTACTCGCCGAAGAAGGTAAAGCAATCCATTACCGGTAACGGTAATGCCGATAAGGACCAGGTATGGAAGATGCTGCAAAGGATCCTCCCCTTACAGGATACGGTGATTGCCCACCATGATATTTCCGACGCACTGGCCGTAGCCGTATGCCACCATTACCAGGAGCGGATGATAAAGACAGATGCAGGCAATAAGGTGAAGGGATGGGAGGCTTTCGTTAAGGCCAATCCGGGAAGAGTGAAGACGAAGTAGGATGTCAGAGTTTTGATACGATCTTTTGCTGTATGGCTTTTAGCTGGTCGGGGGACAGTTTTAGTTTGCCCCGGGTAAAGTTGAGGTCATCGGCGCTGTTAATGGGTATGAGGTGCAGGTGCGCATGAGGAACTTCCAGCCCTACTACAGAGATACCACAACGGTTGCAGGGGAAAACGCTTTCAATGGCATGCGCAATGGGCCGGGCAAAGGTGAGTATCTCAGCCAGGTATTGATCGGGCATGTCAAAAAACTTATCTACCTCCACTTTCGGTACTACCAGCACATGGCCTTCCACCAGCGGAAAGATGTCGAGAAAAGCAAAGAATTTATCGTTTTCTGCAATTTTATAAGAAGGTATTTCTCCGGCAATGATCTTTGAAAAAATGGTCATACCACCCCTGATTTTGGAAATGAGATTAAGCAATGTGGATTTAAGTCGTATGAAAGACAGCCCTTTCATCCCTCAAAGCTAACAAAAAACCCCGCCGGTTGGCGGGGTTGTCAATCTATACGGTGATGTTTTCTATCTTGAATTTGACCACTCCCGCGGGGACCTGCACTTCGGCTACTTCCCCCACTGTTTTACCCAGCAATCCTTTGCCAATGGGCGAGGTGATGGATATTTTACCCAGCTTAAGATCGGCTTCTTTTTCTGAAACGATCTGGTAGGTGAGCTCCTTTTTGGTAGTCAGGTTCTTGAGCGTGACCTTGGTGAGGATAGATACTTTACTGGTATCTACGTTATCAGCTTCCAGTATACGGGCGCTGGCCAGGTCACCTTCCAGCTTTTTGATCTTTGCTTCGAGAATGCCCTGTGCTTCCTTGGCAGCATCATACTCTGCATTTTCCTTTAAGTCGCCTTTTTCGCGTGCTTCAGCAATGGCCCGGGCAGCAGCGGGTCTGTCTACCGTGCGCATACGTAATAATTCTTCTCTCATTTGCTCAAGTGTTTCTTTACTTACATACAAAACACTGCTCATA comes from the Paraflavitalea devenefica genome and includes:
- a CDS encoding lysylphosphatidylglycerol synthase domain-containing protein; the encoded protein is MIGPLVFCLLAGSIYHQLQRQPNWKGSFLHIQQAFTGPGIWKLWLAVILMLVNWGIEARKWQVVIRRIQPISLVQSLKAIFTGTTMAFFTPNRIGEYVGRILYIEENKRIQAISLTIVCSIAQLLVTLFAGLGGLLYMKGVIAQKQPGDGSLVFWINTLLYITAAGALVLTLFYFRLAWLVRWIEKIPKIERFVRHIRVLDSFNATILLRILSLSVARYFVFIGQYYLLFAVFDVSLTPGQVLASIGVVFLVLAVVPTIAVITELGVRWKASIEVVQFFSTNTWGVLATSLSVWIINLVIPALIGSLLILGIRIFRNK
- a CDS encoding MBL fold metallo-hydrolase → MKLYTIHTGNFKLDGGAMFGVVPKSIWNKLNPADENNLCSWAMRCLLIEEGNRLILVDNGIGNKQDAKFMGHYYLHGDDSLDASLHKLGIDRNDITDVFLTHLHFDHCGGSIVREGDQLVPAFKNAVYWSNLKHWEWATQPNEREKASFLKENILPIEQSGQLKFVEPTNGISFTEHISIRFVNGHTDAMMLPQILYKDRTLVFMADLLPSTGHIPLPYVMAYDMFPLTTLLEKKQFLQEALENDYILFFEHDPVNECCTLQGTERGIRQKEVFRLAEI
- the greA gene encoding transcription elongation factor GreA, with the protein product MSSVLYVSKETLEQMREELLRMRTVDRPAAARAIAEAREKGDLKENAEYDAAKEAQGILEAKIKKLEGDLASARILEADNVDTSKVSILTKVTLKNLTTKKELTYQIVSEKEADLKLGKISITSPIGKGLLGKTVGEVAEVQVPAGVVKFKIENITV
- a CDS encoding DUF3108 domain-containing protein is translated as MKLYRPLAFFLLVVISFPLRAGNGSGDGFCDIRNTAYQASEILTYKVFYTVIGAYFGAGEATFRSNIENLNNKPVYHITGEGKTYSFYDGVFKVRDKYETYIDTATFQPYRFIRNVNEGSYKKYETVTFNKTTNTAITNDGVFKTPECVQDVLSAIYYARNIDFSKYKPNDKITFSLFLDKEVFEMYIRYLGKETVKTKYGKFRAIKFKPLLIKGTIFEGGEKMTVWVSDDKNHVPLRVESPISVGSVKVDLISQRNLRHDFTSLIELR
- a CDS encoding HIT family protein, coding for MTIFSKIIAGEIPSYKIAENDKFFAFLDIFPLVEGHVLVVPKVEVDKFFDMPDQYLAEILTFARPIAHAIESVFPCNRCGISVVGLEVPHAHLHLIPINSADDLNFTRGKLKLSPDQLKAIQQKIVSKL
- the ruvC gene encoding crossover junction endodeoxyribonuclease RuvC, translating into MQHSPKIILGIDPGTLMMGYSIIAASTRQITVLEMDVLRLSSKKDHYERLQLIHQKITELIVTFKPQYFAIEAPFFGKNVQSMLKLGRAQGVAIAAAMGAGLTVYEYSPKKVKQSITGNGNADKDQVWKMLQRILPLQDTVIAHHDISDALAVAVCHHYQERMIKTDAGNKVKGWEAFVKANPGRVKTK
- a CDS encoding MFS transporter, which produces MQTASKKVINGWAMYDWANSVYNLVITTTFFPAYYAFVTSTKNFPDGVPFLGRHFVNTALKDYVLAFGFLLIALLSPILSSMADYRGSKKNFMRFFCYMGALSCSIMFFFDKDNVTLGLLCFMFAGIGFYGSQVFYNSYLPEIAAEQDRDRVSAKGYSFGYVGSVLMQLVGFGLVLAIPDSPLPLKLTFLLVGVWWIAFAQITFKALPESNKSERKARKNVLANGFHELQIVWKQIKAMPVLRNFLAAFFLYSMGVQTVMLIAIDFGIKILHLEDTKLIITAVIIQLVAIIGAIGMSRLSVRYGNIRVLIATVVLWIGVCLTAYFITTEIHFYILAALVGLVMGGIQSMSRSTYAKLMPETKDTASFFSFYDVTEKLAIVIGLFSFGIIEDFTEHHGGMRNSVLILVVFFVLGLLMLFYTAHKQRKAQIRL